In Micromonospora sp. WMMA1363, a genomic segment contains:
- the trpS gene encoding tryptophan--tRNA ligase: MSDVPARPRVFSGIQPTADSFHLGNYLGAVQHWVALQETHDAFYCVVDLHAITAGHEPKVLAQRTRTAAAQLLAVGLDPDRCTLFVQSQVPEHAQLEWVLGCITGFGEASRMTQFKDKSQKQGNERASIGLFTYPILQAADILLYQANAVPVGEDQRQHLELSRDLAQRFNSLFGPTFTVPAPHIVKDTAKITDLQDPAAKMSKSSSSPAGIVLLLDDPARSAKKIRSAVTDTGREIVFDAETKPGVSNLLTIYAAMSGRSIDDLVAAYAGKGYGDLKKDLGEVVREFVTPIQERTRGYLDDPAQLDKLLAAGAEKARAVAAPTLRAVYERVGFFPPVRGE, translated from the coding sequence ATGTCCGACGTACCCGCTCGCCCGCGCGTCTTCTCCGGCATCCAGCCGACGGCCGACTCGTTCCACCTCGGAAACTACCTGGGCGCGGTGCAGCACTGGGTGGCGTTGCAGGAGACTCACGACGCGTTCTACTGCGTCGTCGACCTGCACGCGATCACCGCCGGGCACGAGCCGAAAGTGTTGGCCCAACGCACCCGGACAGCCGCCGCGCAGCTGCTTGCCGTCGGCCTGGACCCGGACCGTTGCACGCTCTTCGTGCAGTCCCAGGTGCCCGAGCACGCCCAACTGGAGTGGGTGCTGGGTTGCATCACCGGGTTCGGCGAGGCCAGCCGGATGACCCAGTTCAAGGACAAGTCGCAGAAGCAGGGCAACGAGCGGGCCAGCATCGGCCTGTTCACCTACCCGATCCTCCAAGCCGCCGACATCCTGCTCTACCAGGCCAACGCGGTGCCGGTCGGGGAGGACCAGCGTCAGCATCTGGAACTCTCCCGGGACCTGGCCCAGCGGTTCAACTCGCTGTTCGGGCCGACGTTCACGGTGCCCGCGCCGCACATCGTCAAGGACACCGCGAAGATTACCGACCTGCAGGACCCGGCAGCCAAGATGTCGAAGTCGTCGTCTTCCCCGGCCGGGATCGTGCTGCTGCTCGACGATCCGGCCCGCTCGGCGAAAAAGATCCGCTCCGCGGTCACCGACACCGGCCGCGAGATAGTCTTCGACGCCGAGACCAAGCCGGGCGTCTCCAACCTGCTCACCATCTACGCCGCGATGTCCGGCCGGAGCATCGACGACCTGGTCGCCGCGTACGCTGGCAAGGGCTACGGCGACCTGAAGAAGGACCTGGGCGAGGTGGTGCGCGAGTTCGTCACGCCGATCCAGGAGCGCACCCGGGGCTACCTCGACGACCCGGCCCAGCTGGACAAGCTGCTCGCCGCGGGCGCGGAGAAGGCGCGGGCGGTGGCCGCGCCCACGCTGCGGGCCGTGTACGAGCGGGTGGGCTTCTTCCCTCCCGTTCGCGGCGAGTAG
- a CDS encoding 2'-5' RNA ligase family protein has protein sequence MKSVAGGVARGVDLRDGAPTVGDTIQIGIAVDIPEPWGELLTRRRVAAGDQQAVPAHVTLLGPTEIPVATLPAVERHLDTVAAAHLPFTLHLRGTGTFRPVTQVVFVAVAAGIGECELLAAAIRAAPELYREARFPYHPHVTVAQDVAPEALDQVYEDLADFSAMFEVEAFTLFSHSGQARWQPRRDFRLGG, from the coding sequence GTGAAGTCGGTGGCCGGAGGGGTGGCGCGAGGCGTGGATCTCAGGGACGGGGCGCCGACGGTCGGTGACACCATCCAGATCGGCATCGCCGTGGACATTCCCGAACCGTGGGGCGAACTGCTCACCCGCCGCCGGGTGGCGGCGGGTGACCAGCAGGCCGTCCCCGCGCACGTGACGCTGCTCGGGCCGACCGAGATCCCGGTCGCCACGCTCCCGGCCGTCGAGCGGCACCTTGACACGGTCGCCGCCGCTCACCTGCCGTTCACCCTGCACCTGCGCGGCACCGGCACGTTCCGGCCGGTCACTCAGGTGGTGTTCGTCGCGGTCGCCGCCGGTATCGGCGAGTGCGAGCTGCTCGCCGCGGCGATCCGCGCCGCGCCCGAGCTGTACCGGGAGGCCCGTTTCCCGTACCACCCGCACGTCACGGTCGCGCAGGACGTCGCGCCGGAGGCACTGGACCAGGTGTACGAGGATCTGGCCGACTTCTCGGCGATGTTCGAGGTGGAGGCGTTCACCCTGTTCTCGCACAGCGGGCAGGCGCGCTGGCAGCCCCGCCGGGACTTCCGGCTCGGCGGCTGA
- a CDS encoding YhjD/YihY/BrkB family envelope integrity protein, translated as MNVFGRIEADIDRRIGGVRRRYGAIDHVWRAGVLYNDMLAGRLAAAIAYYGFFAVFALALVAYSVFGAILEGNDEVTAAVDGFLRENLPFLDPKQIAESSGTVGVVGLIILVFTGVGWVQAIRSSQRLMYGFDQQPGNLVVRRLVDLGVLLVVFVLLGVSVAAVDALESLLRFLLRSTGSVGLTTVSAVLSVLVNVVLATLLLVAVPRLRLSRSRLRPVVLLVAVGITLLNTVGRHYVVRTERNPAYTVVAGAVGLLLYLYLLNQLVLFGAALAATNRRGRVVDLARGPARVDPDTATDPGIPGGAG; from the coding sequence GTGAACGTGTTCGGTCGTATCGAGGCGGACATCGACCGGCGGATCGGCGGCGTGCGCCGCCGGTACGGCGCGATCGACCACGTGTGGCGGGCCGGTGTGCTCTACAACGACATGCTCGCCGGCCGGTTGGCCGCCGCGATCGCGTACTACGGTTTCTTCGCGGTCTTCGCGCTGGCGCTGGTGGCCTACTCCGTCTTCGGCGCGATCCTGGAGGGCAACGACGAGGTCACGGCCGCCGTCGACGGCTTCCTGCGGGAGAACCTGCCGTTCCTGGACCCGAAGCAGATCGCCGAGAGCAGCGGCACCGTCGGGGTGGTCGGCCTGATCATCCTGGTGTTCACCGGTGTCGGCTGGGTGCAGGCGATCCGCTCGTCCCAGCGGCTCATGTACGGCTTCGACCAGCAGCCGGGCAACCTGGTCGTCCGTCGGTTGGTCGACCTCGGCGTACTGCTCGTCGTGTTCGTGCTGCTCGGTGTCTCGGTGGCGGCCGTCGACGCGCTGGAGTCGCTGCTGCGGTTCCTGCTGCGCAGCACCGGCTCGGTCGGCCTGACCACGGTCAGCGCGGTGCTCAGCGTGCTGGTGAACGTCGTGCTGGCGACCCTGCTGCTGGTGGCGGTGCCGAGGTTGCGACTGAGCCGATCCCGGCTGCGCCCGGTGGTGCTGCTCGTCGCGGTCGGCATCACCCTGCTGAACACCGTGGGGCGTCACTACGTGGTGCGGACCGAGCGGAACCCGGCGTACACGGTGGTCGCCGGGGCGGTGGGCCTGCTGCTCTACCTCTACCTGCTCAACCAGCTGGTGCTCTTCGGCGCGGCGCTGGCCGCGACCAACCGGCGGGGGCGGGTGGTGGACCTGGCGAGAGGGCCGGCACGGGTGGACCCGGACACTGCCACCGACCCCGGCATCCCGGGTGGTGCCGGCTGA
- a CDS encoding GntR family transcriptional regulator — MRIAVDPDSSVPPYEQLRTQVAAQVGDGRLTVGTRLPTVRRLAADLGLAVNTVARAYRELEGAGLVETRGRHGTFVAPGRDDATDRLQRAAAEYAGTAVRLGVPPEAALALVRAALAVRPG; from the coding sequence GTGCGGATCGCGGTTGACCCGGATTCGTCGGTGCCACCGTACGAACAGTTGCGCACGCAGGTCGCGGCGCAGGTGGGGGATGGTCGCCTGACGGTCGGCACCAGGCTGCCGACCGTCCGGCGACTCGCGGCGGACCTCGGTCTGGCGGTGAACACGGTGGCTCGGGCGTACCGGGAGCTGGAGGGGGCCGGGCTGGTCGAGACGCGGGGGCGGCACGGCACGTTCGTCGCGCCCGGCCGCGATGATGCCACCGACCGGTTGCAGCGGGCCGCCGCCGAGTACGCGGGGACGGCGGTCCGGCTGGGGGTGCCACCCGAGGCTGCGCTTGCCCTGGTCCGGGCGGCGCTGGCGGTTCGGCCGGGCTGA
- a CDS encoding BMP family ABC transporter substrate-binding protein: MRIASVFAVGGLVLAAAACGEAPEENNNAGGGKKFSACMVTDTGGIDDKSFNTSAWRGLEGAKAENSDVDIKFVASKAEADYEVNLTQFVNQGCDFILAVGGLMGGVTSKIAQAHPDQQFGIVDTKVAESNVYPMQFDTAQASFLAGYLAAGLSKTGTVGTYGAVKIPPVTVFMDGYADGVAHYNEAKGKSVKLVGWDKATQDGSFTNDFVKQDEGKKVSDALVAQGADIVMPVAGAAGLGTTSAANASGGKFNTIWVDVDGCESTPYCPVIITTVVKNIPDAVKEAVLKAAAGEKLEANPGFLGTLANNGVSLAPYHDFDSKIPADLKAEVDKLKADIAAGTIKVESPSSPK; this comes from the coding sequence ATGCGGATCGCCTCGGTCTTCGCGGTGGGTGGCCTCGTGCTGGCTGCCGCCGCGTGTGGTGAGGCTCCCGAGGAGAACAACAACGCCGGCGGCGGGAAGAAGTTCAGCGCCTGCATGGTGACCGACACTGGCGGCATCGACGACAAGTCGTTCAACACCTCGGCATGGCGGGGCCTGGAGGGGGCCAAGGCCGAGAACAGCGACGTCGACATCAAGTTCGTCGCGTCGAAGGCCGAGGCGGACTACGAGGTCAACCTGACCCAGTTCGTCAACCAGGGATGCGACTTCATCCTGGCCGTCGGCGGCCTGATGGGTGGCGTCACCTCCAAGATCGCCCAGGCGCACCCGGACCAACAGTTCGGCATCGTCGACACCAAGGTGGCGGAGAGCAACGTCTACCCGATGCAGTTCGACACCGCCCAGGCCAGCTTCCTCGCCGGCTACCTGGCAGCCGGCCTGAGCAAGACCGGCACGGTGGGTACGTACGGCGCGGTGAAGATCCCGCCCGTGACCGTCTTCATGGACGGCTATGCCGACGGCGTGGCGCACTACAACGAGGCCAAGGGCAAGAGCGTCAAGCTTGTCGGTTGGGACAAGGCCACCCAGGACGGCTCGTTCACCAACGACTTCGTCAAGCAGGACGAGGGCAAGAAGGTCAGCGACGCGCTGGTCGCCCAGGGCGCCGACATCGTGATGCCGGTCGCCGGCGCCGCCGGTCTCGGCACCACCAGTGCGGCCAACGCCTCGGGCGGCAAGTTCAACACCATCTGGGTGGACGTCGACGGCTGCGAGAGCACCCCGTACTGCCCGGTGATTATCACGACCGTGGTGAAGAACATCCCGGACGCCGTCAAGGAGGCCGTGCTCAAGGCCGCCGCCGGCGAGAAACTGGAGGCGAACCCGGGCTTCCTGGGCACGCTGGCCAACAACGGCGTGTCGCTCGCCCCGTACCACGATTTCGACAGCAAGATCCCGGCCGACCTCAAGGCCGAGGTCGACAAGCTGAAGGCGGACATCGCGGCCGGCACGATCAAGGTCGAGTCGCCGTCCTCTCCGAAGTGA
- a CDS encoding ABC transporter ATP-binding protein: MDLTVEPGEIHALLGENGAGKSTLMNVLYGLYQPDEGEILVDGEPLKLRGPSDAIAAGIGMVHQHFMLVPVFTVAENIMLGAEQVRGGVAGFLDRRRARREVAEVSERYNLRVDPDAVVEDLPVGIQQRVEIVKALTRDVDLLILDEPTAVLTPQETEELLTVMRSLKAAGKSIVFITHKLGEVKAIADRITVIRRGKTVCTALPEASRDELAALMVGRSVRLTVDKEPATPGDPVLEVAGLVVDDDRQVRAVDGVDLTVRAGEVLGVAGVQGNGQTELIEAIMGLRPVIAGSVSLVGERIDGWSTKKVLRAGVGYVPEDRSVDGLVKEFSVAENLVLDIYDQPPYGRGLALRPDEIAKSAQERIDQFDVRTSSADAAVGTLSGGNQQKVIVARELSRPLKLFIAAQPTRGVDVGSIEFIHSRVIRERDIGTGVLVVSSELDEVIGLADRIAVMYRGRIIGVVGSDTPREEIGLLMAGITPDSAPRTGAGPTATDGAESTGPAATDGAAPAPEGPGSEDKA; encoded by the coding sequence ATCGACCTGACGGTGGAGCCTGGAGAGATCCACGCCCTGCTCGGCGAGAACGGCGCCGGCAAGTCGACCCTGATGAACGTGCTCTACGGGCTGTACCAGCCGGACGAGGGCGAGATCCTGGTCGACGGCGAGCCGCTGAAGCTGCGGGGCCCGTCCGACGCGATCGCGGCCGGGATCGGCATGGTGCACCAGCACTTCATGCTGGTGCCGGTCTTCACCGTGGCGGAGAACATCATGCTCGGCGCCGAGCAGGTCCGCGGTGGCGTCGCCGGCTTCCTGGACCGCCGGCGGGCCCGGCGCGAGGTCGCCGAGGTCTCCGAGCGCTACAACCTCCGGGTCGACCCGGACGCCGTCGTCGAGGACCTGCCGGTCGGCATCCAGCAGCGGGTCGAGATCGTCAAGGCGCTCACCCGCGACGTCGACCTGCTCATTCTCGACGAGCCGACCGCGGTGCTCACCCCGCAGGAGACCGAGGAACTGCTCACCGTCATGCGGTCGCTCAAGGCCGCTGGCAAGTCGATCGTCTTCATCACCCACAAGCTTGGTGAAGTCAAGGCCATCGCGGACCGGATCACCGTCATCCGGCGCGGAAAAACCGTCTGCACGGCCTTGCCCGAGGCGAGCCGCGACGAGTTGGCCGCGCTGATGGTCGGGCGCAGCGTCCGGCTGACCGTGGACAAGGAGCCAGCCACGCCCGGCGATCCGGTTCTGGAGGTTGCCGGGCTGGTGGTGGACGACGACCGGCAGGTGCGTGCGGTCGACGGCGTCGACCTGACGGTGCGCGCCGGTGAGGTGCTCGGCGTGGCGGGCGTGCAGGGCAACGGTCAGACCGAGCTGATCGAAGCGATCATGGGCCTGCGCCCGGTGATCGCCGGCTCGGTCAGCCTCGTCGGTGAGCGCATCGACGGCTGGTCGACCAAGAAGGTGCTCCGCGCGGGTGTCGGCTACGTGCCCGAGGACCGCAGCGTCGACGGGCTGGTCAAGGAGTTCAGCGTCGCGGAGAACCTGGTGCTGGACATCTACGACCAGCCGCCGTACGGCCGGGGCCTCGCGCTGCGGCCGGACGAGATCGCGAAGTCGGCGCAGGAACGGATCGACCAGTTCGACGTCCGCACCTCGTCGGCCGACGCGGCGGTGGGCACGCTGTCCGGCGGCAACCAGCAGAAGGTGATCGTGGCCCGGGAGCTGTCCCGGCCGCTGAAGCTCTTCATCGCCGCCCAGCCCACCCGCGGCGTCGACGTCGGCTCCATCGAGTTCATCCACAGCCGGGTCATCCGGGAACGCGACATCGGCACCGGCGTCCTGGTGGTGTCCAGCGAACTCGACGAGGTGATCGGCCTGGCCGACCGGATCGCGGTGATGTACCGCGGCCGGATCATCGGCGTCGTCGGCTCGGACACCCCGCGCGAGGAGATCGGCCTGCTGATGGCCGGCATCACCCCGGACAGCGCGCCCCGCACCGGCGCCGGCCCGACCGCCACGGACGGGGCGGAATCGACCGGCCCGGCCGCCACCGACGGCGCGGCTCCGGCCCCCGAGGGCCCTGGCAGCGAGGACAAGGCATGA
- a CDS encoding ABC transporter permease — protein sequence MSNPNPGSPDKEPATEEQAAQTALGNTERAEAETMPRAPETPAAKPSLGRLFLDNLWAANTFTVTLLSLVLAMVVGAILMIISDPEVLAAYGYITARPSDAINSSWTLVSEAYGNLFKGAIFDPDAVGFNAAMSPISETLTYTAPLVFTGLSVALAFRGGLFNIGAQGQATMGVILAALAGFLLPLPPGLHLLVAVLAGALGGAIWGFIPGILKARTGAHEVINTIMLNYVAVYFLTWLIVQNGVQDPNRTDAISKPVDASAQLPRLLGDNLRVHGGIILAVLVTWAVAWLLNRSTLGFELRAVGANPDAARTAGISVTRTYVLIMVFAGALAGLGGSQMVLGTTATALTPLVVAQIGFDGILVALLGRVRPWGVALAALLFGALQAGGNRMQAYSGISLELVTVLQALIVIFIAAPALVKAIFQLRAARTARLQTSLAKGW from the coding sequence ATGAGCAACCCGAACCCCGGCTCCCCGGACAAGGAGCCGGCGACCGAGGAGCAGGCCGCCCAGACGGCGCTCGGCAACACCGAGCGGGCCGAGGCGGAGACCATGCCGAGGGCCCCGGAGACCCCGGCGGCGAAGCCGTCCCTCGGGCGGCTCTTCCTGGACAATCTCTGGGCCGCCAACACCTTCACGGTGACCCTGCTGTCGCTGGTCCTCGCGATGGTTGTCGGCGCGATCCTGATGATCATTTCCGATCCGGAGGTGCTGGCCGCCTACGGTTACATCACCGCCCGCCCGTCGGATGCGATCAACTCCAGCTGGACCCTGGTCAGCGAGGCGTACGGGAACCTGTTCAAGGGTGCGATCTTCGACCCGGACGCGGTCGGGTTCAACGCGGCCATGAGCCCGATCTCGGAGACCCTGACCTATACCGCGCCGTTGGTCTTCACCGGCCTGTCCGTGGCGCTCGCCTTCCGGGGCGGCCTGTTCAACATCGGCGCCCAGGGCCAGGCCACCATGGGTGTCATCCTGGCCGCGCTGGCCGGCTTCCTGCTGCCGCTGCCACCGGGGCTGCACCTGCTCGTGGCGGTGCTCGCGGGTGCGCTCGGCGGGGCGATCTGGGGCTTCATCCCGGGGATCCTCAAGGCGCGCACCGGCGCGCACGAGGTGATCAACACGATCATGCTGAACTATGTCGCGGTGTACTTCCTGACCTGGCTGATCGTGCAGAACGGCGTGCAGGACCCGAACCGGACGGATGCGATCAGCAAACCGGTGGACGCCTCCGCGCAGCTGCCCCGCCTGCTTGGCGACAACCTCCGGGTGCACGGCGGGATCATCCTCGCGGTCCTGGTGACCTGGGCGGTCGCCTGGCTGCTGAACCGCTCGACGCTCGGCTTCGAGCTGCGCGCGGTGGGCGCCAACCCGGACGCCGCGCGTACTGCCGGCATCAGCGTCACCCGGACGTACGTGCTGATCATGGTCTTCGCCGGGGCGCTGGCCGGCCTCGGCGGGTCGCAGATGGTGCTCGGCACCACCGCCACCGCTCTGACCCCGCTGGTGGTCGCCCAGATCGGCTTCGACGGCATCCTGGTGGCGCTGCTCGGTCGGGTGCGGCCGTGGGGGGTGGCGCTCGCGGCGCTGCTCTTCGGCGCACTGCAGGCCGGCGGCAACCGGATGCAGGCGTACTCGGGGATCTCGCTGGAGCTGGTCACCGTGCTCCAGGCGTTGATCGTGATCTTCATCGCCGCACCGGCCCTGGTGAAGGCGATCTTCCAGCTCCGGGCCGCGCGGACCGCCCGGCTGCAAACGAGCCTCGCGAAGGGCTGGTGA
- a CDS encoding ABC transporter permease produces the protein MSTMAVESVAVAPVDEGFWTRTRKVGVVLAALGLLAAVLFGALATDQQARFTLSEDAAGAALRINGTLGAILFGVVALAAGVAMLAGLPKRWFTLVLAVGLVAFVLSFLCWQVSAAPTGQNFMPLVNIVRGTFILALPLIFGSLAGVLCERSGVVNVAIEGQLLMGAFSGALFGSVSGNVWVGLVAAAIGGALISLLLAVFAIRYLVDQVVMGIVLNLLAVGVTGFLYERLMQTNAQRYNSAPRFSNWEIPLLSDIPVLGPALFRANIFLYLGLLLVLVIHIGLFRTRWGLRTRSVGEHPTAADTLGVKVLRLRYRNVILAGAVAGIGGASYTLALFSFTKNMIGGKGFIALAALIFGRWSPTGALLAALFFGFADQLATYLGAINSTIPSQFLAMLPYLATILAVAGLVGKVRAPAADGKPYIKG, from the coding sequence GTGTCCACCATGGCTGTCGAGAGCGTCGCGGTCGCCCCGGTCGACGAGGGGTTCTGGACGCGTACCCGCAAGGTCGGCGTGGTGCTGGCCGCGCTCGGTCTGCTGGCGGCTGTGCTATTCGGGGCGCTGGCCACCGACCAGCAGGCCCGGTTCACGCTCAGCGAGGACGCCGCCGGCGCCGCGCTCCGGATCAACGGCACGCTGGGCGCGATCCTGTTCGGGGTGGTCGCGCTCGCTGCCGGCGTGGCGATGCTCGCCGGGCTACCGAAGCGCTGGTTCACGCTGGTGCTCGCCGTCGGCCTGGTCGCCTTCGTGCTGAGCTTTCTCTGCTGGCAGGTCTCCGCGGCCCCCACCGGGCAGAACTTCATGCCGCTGGTGAACATTGTTCGGGGCACCTTCATCCTGGCGTTGCCGCTGATCTTCGGCTCGCTCGCCGGCGTGCTCTGCGAACGCTCCGGCGTGGTCAACGTGGCCATCGAGGGGCAGCTGCTGATGGGCGCGTTCAGTGGCGCGCTCTTCGGCAGCGTCTCCGGCAACGTCTGGGTCGGCCTGGTCGCCGCGGCGATCGGCGGCGCTCTCATCTCGCTGCTGCTCGCGGTATTCGCCATCCGCTATCTGGTCGACCAGGTGGTCATGGGCATCGTGCTCAATCTGCTCGCGGTCGGGGTGACCGGCTTCCTCTACGAGCGGCTGATGCAGACCAACGCGCAGCGGTACAACAGCGCGCCGCGGTTCAGTAACTGGGAGATTCCGCTGCTGTCGGACATCCCGGTGCTCGGGCCCGCCCTGTTCCGCGCCAACATCTTCCTCTATCTCGGCCTGCTGCTCGTCCTGGTGATCCACATCGGGCTGTTCCGGACCCGGTGGGGCCTGCGGACCCGCTCGGTCGGCGAGCACCCGACCGCGGCGGACACCCTCGGCGTCAAGGTGCTACGGCTGCGCTACCGCAACGTGATTCTCGCGGGTGCGGTCGCCGGCATCGGCGGCGCGTCGTACACCCTGGCGCTCTTCTCGTTCACCAAGAACATGATCGGTGGTAAGGGCTTCATCGCTCTCGCGGCGTTGATCTTCGGCCGGTGGAGCCCGACCGGTGCGCTGCTCGCGGCGCTGTTCTTCGGGTTCGCCGACCAACTCGCCACCTACCTGGGCGCGATCAACAGCACGATCCCGAGCCAGTTCCTCGCCATGCTGCCATACCTGGCGACGATCCTGGCGGTGGCCGGCCTGGTCGGGAAGGTCCGGGCGCCGGCCGCCGACGGCAAGCCGTACATCAAGGGCTGA